In a single window of the Nitrospira sp. MA-1 genome:
- a CDS encoding peroxiredoxin, whose product MAIRLGDEAPNFTAETTQGTVNFHEWLGDGWGILFSHPKDFTPVCTTELGTMANMTEEFKKRNVKVLAISVDPLDSHNGWVKDINETQHCTVSYPIIADPEKKVANLYDMIHPNALDNMTVRSVFVIGPDKKVKLTLTYPASTGRNFNEILRVIDSLQLTAKHKVATPANWKDGEDCIITPAVTDAEIPALFPKGHRAVKPYLRFTPQPNR is encoded by the coding sequence ATGGCAATACGTCTTGGAGATGAAGCACCAAATTTTACAGCAGAAACGACGCAAGGCACCGTGAATTTTCATGAATGGCTTGGGGACGGGTGGGGCATACTTTTTTCGCATCCCAAGGATTTCACTCCGGTTTGCACCACGGAATTGGGAACAATGGCGAACATGACAGAGGAGTTTAAAAAACGAAACGTGAAAGTGTTGGCTATCAGCGTGGATCCGCTCGACTCTCATAATGGCTGGGTCAAGGACATTAATGAAACTCAACACTGCACGGTGAGTTATCCCATTATTGCCGATCCAGAAAAAAAGGTCGCGAATCTCTATGACATGATTCATCCCAATGCCCTCGACAATATGACCGTTCGCTCGGTGTTCGTGATCGGACCAGATAAAAAAGTCAAATTAACCCTGACCTATCCCGCCTCAACTGGCAGAAATTTCAATGAAATTCTTCGTGTGATTGACTCACTGCAACTAACCGCCAAACATAAAGTTGCCACCCCGGCAAATTGGAAAGACGGAGAAGACTGTATCATCACGCCCGCTGTGACGGATGCAGAAATCCCCGCACTATTTCCTAAAGGTCATCGTGCGGTGAAACCCTATCTTCGCTTCACCCCGCAACCCAACCGCTAG
- a CDS encoding GGDEF domain-containing protein, which produces MLGSWSIGKKDQSANGSQKEQDANESRPTGESGESDKAAETLARVLRCLGRHAIELDHLSEDEIEKEFERWARHVLVGAQIGDETKKGDASPRRDWGALTQFVNGHRQQEKSYVTRNLQDMRNVLCEFTNIMGRTFVEDQETDQQVSNHLGQLRTAIEDGSLQDVKQALLAVVEGISALVDERKERQQQRLESLGEKLRVVEEELGGARKLMTLDALTQLYNRGALDLQLERTAGMSFFSGTLACILMVDVDHFKHVNDTYGHPAGDVVLQQLAKRLVSTFPRKTDFIARYGGEEFCVLLQGAGEELSQRLGERLLDAVRREEFSYQDITIPVTASIGLAELLPGETVFSWIERADRALYRAKDNGRNQLCLATDNVGVGKKD; this is translated from the coding sequence ATGTTAGGATCTTGGTCCATTGGGAAAAAAGATCAATCTGCTAATGGGTCCCAAAAGGAGCAAGACGCAAACGAATCTAGGCCTACAGGAGAATCGGGAGAATCCGACAAGGCTGCAGAAACCTTAGCCAGGGTTTTGCGATGTCTGGGCCGTCATGCGATTGAACTAGACCACCTTTCGGAAGATGAGATAGAAAAGGAGTTTGAACGGTGGGCGAGACATGTATTGGTGGGTGCCCAGATCGGCGACGAGACAAAAAAAGGGGATGCAAGCCCACGACGGGATTGGGGGGCACTCACTCAATTTGTCAATGGCCATCGTCAACAGGAAAAATCCTATGTGACACGCAATCTTCAAGATATGCGAAATGTTCTTTGCGAATTTACCAATATCATGGGACGCACATTTGTGGAGGATCAGGAAACTGATCAACAAGTATCCAATCATTTGGGCCAATTACGTACGGCAATCGAGGACGGTTCTTTACAGGATGTGAAACAAGCCCTCTTGGCTGTGGTTGAAGGTATCAGTGCTCTTGTGGATGAACGAAAAGAACGTCAGCAACAACGCTTGGAAAGTCTTGGAGAAAAATTGCGTGTTGTTGAAGAGGAGCTGGGTGGCGCACGAAAGCTCATGACGCTGGATGCTCTCACTCAACTCTATAACCGCGGAGCGTTGGATCTTCAATTAGAGCGAACAGCCGGCATGAGTTTCTTCTCCGGGACGTTGGCCTGTATTTTAATGGTTGATGTCGATCATTTTAAGCATGTCAACGATACCTATGGCCATCCGGCAGGCGATGTGGTGTTACAGCAACTGGCGAAGCGCCTGGTGTCGACCTTTCCCAGAAAAACCGATTTTATTGCCAGATATGGAGGGGAGGAGTTTTGTGTTTTGCTTCAGGGAGCCGGAGAGGAACTGAGCCAGCGATTGGGTGAGCGTCTGTTGGATGCTGTGAGAAGAGAGGAATTTTCCTACCAAGACATCACTATTCCGGTCACGGCATCGATCGGATTGGCAGAGTTACTCCCTGGGGAAACCGTGTTCTCATGGATAGAACGTGCAGATCGTGCGTTGTACCGGGCAAAGGACAACGGGCGGAATCAATTGTGTCTGGCAACTGATAATGTTGGAGTGGGGAAGAAAGACTGA
- a CDS encoding RNA methyltransferase — translation MTVHEILLPPSWSYREDLPSQAIPYQLSHSLFQELDVFGTKEPLLVCGVPEMSQANLSRSPNGLEVLCPIGDPGNLGALLRCCRAFDVRTVVLLQEAVHPFHPKVIRASSGAVFVQSLQWADSITDLNAPDTLQWITALDLHGTNISTVKWSKHVRLLIGEEGVGVPPFQFSERLCIPQIHPSIPLNATVAGSIALYAYRQYHSQD, via the coding sequence GTGACGGTCCATGAAATCTTACTTCCCCCATCGTGGAGCTACAGAGAGGACCTCCCATCTCAGGCCATCCCCTATCAACTGTCTCATTCCCTGTTTCAGGAATTGGACGTGTTTGGAACGAAAGAACCGCTCCTGGTCTGCGGCGTTCCCGAAATGTCTCAGGCAAATCTAAGCCGATCTCCAAACGGATTGGAAGTCTTGTGTCCAATTGGAGACCCTGGGAACCTGGGGGCCTTACTCCGGTGCTGTCGAGCGTTTGACGTGCGAACGGTGGTGTTGCTTCAGGAAGCCGTTCACCCCTTCCACCCGAAGGTCATTCGTGCCAGTAGCGGCGCGGTATTTGTCCAGTCGTTACAATGGGCAGACTCCATTACCGACCTGAATGCTCCTGACACATTGCAATGGATTACCGCTTTAGATTTGCACGGGACAAATATCTCTACCGTGAAATGGTCTAAGCATGTCCGACTCCTTATTGGAGAGGAAGGCGTCGGTGTGCCACCCTTTCAGTTTTCGGAACGCCTGTGTATTCCTCAAATCCATCCCTCGATCCCATTAAATGCCACAGTCGCAGGAAGTATCGCCCTCTATGCCTATCGCCAATACCACTCACAGGACTAA
- a CDS encoding helix-turn-helix transcriptional regulator yields the protein MSIHQHLGQWCQTRGLSLADLSQQTGVPLTTLQDFQNGNWDPPLSIMTLIAQSLNVPDAWLHHDPRTLLRLWNDPDEDNPELPNLASPDPLFQRLIQTSRDHQDLFVLLTSLLHHGDPKLIRAAQVNLQSLFKQIRPTTVPWGSRPPGHFEPPND from the coding sequence ATGTCCATTCATCAACATTTGGGGCAGTGGTGTCAAACAAGAGGACTCTCTCTGGCCGACCTTAGCCAACAAACGGGAGTGCCACTCACGACCTTACAGGATTTCCAAAATGGAAACTGGGACCCACCGTTATCCATTATGACCTTGATTGCCCAATCGTTGAATGTGCCTGATGCCTGGCTCCATCATGATCCCAGGACCCTTCTGCGATTATGGAATGACCCGGACGAGGATAATCCTGAACTTCCGAACCTGGCTTCTCCCGATCCCCTGTTTCAACGACTGATCCAGACAAGCCGTGACCACCAGGACCTCTTCGTCCTACTCACCAGCCTGCTTCACCACGGTGATCCTAAATTAATTCGCGCGGCTCAGGTCAATCTTCAAAGTCTCTTCAAACAGATACGCCCCACCACTGTCCCATGGGGGTCGAGACCTCCAGGACATTTCGAACCTCCCAATGATTAA
- the ettA gene encoding energy-dependent translational throttle protein EttA has protein sequence MSTNDRQIIFSLVGVGRIHPPKKQVLKDIYLSFFYGAKIGVLGLNGSGKSTLLRIIAGLDTNYIGNITFSKGYSIGLFEQEPYLEPGKTVKEVVEEGRAEVAKLLWDYEEISQAFSGDVSPEEMEKLLERQGRLQEQIEAVNGWELEHQLEIAMDALRCPPPDTKVDLLSGGERRRVALCRLLIQEPDILLLDEPTNHLDAETVGWLEQHLQEYKGTVIAVTHDRYFLDNVAGWILELDRGQGIPFQGNYSSWLEQKQARLAQEEKSESKRQKTLERELEWIRMSPKGRQAKGKARVTKYEQLVSEEQSQQTDDLEIYIPSGPRLGDVVVEASNLSKSYGDCLLFDGLSFSLPKGGIVGVIGPNGAGKSTLFKIIAGMVKPDTGDLILGETVTLGYVDQNREIDGNLNVWECISDGKETVALGKMEVNSRGYVSRFNFSGSDQQKMVKDLSGGERNRVHLARTLKEGANLLLLDEPTNDLDVNTLRALEEGLNHFGGCAVISSHDRWFLDRVATHILAFEGNSQVSWYEGNYSEYEANRKKRLGKAAERPHQIRYRKLTKS, from the coding sequence ATGAGTACGAATGATCGGCAAATTATTTTTTCATTGGTGGGTGTGGGACGCATTCATCCTCCGAAAAAACAGGTCTTGAAAGATATCTACCTCTCATTTTTTTACGGGGCCAAAATCGGAGTGTTGGGATTGAATGGATCGGGAAAAAGTACGCTCCTCAGAATTATTGCCGGCCTGGATACCAATTATATCGGGAACATTACCTTCTCGAAGGGATATTCCATAGGCCTTTTCGAGCAGGAGCCGTATTTGGAGCCTGGAAAAACGGTGAAGGAAGTCGTTGAGGAAGGGCGGGCCGAGGTTGCCAAGCTGCTCTGGGATTACGAAGAGATCAGTCAAGCTTTTTCGGGAGATGTGAGTCCTGAGGAGATGGAAAAGTTACTTGAGCGGCAGGGGAGACTGCAAGAGCAAATCGAGGCAGTCAATGGGTGGGAATTGGAGCATCAATTAGAGATCGCTATGGATGCCCTCCGCTGTCCACCTCCGGATACTAAAGTTGACCTCTTGTCCGGCGGCGAACGTCGCAGAGTGGCTTTGTGTCGATTGTTGATCCAAGAACCAGATATCTTGCTGCTTGACGAGCCCACCAATCATTTAGATGCGGAGACAGTGGGGTGGTTGGAGCAGCATCTTCAGGAATATAAGGGCACGGTGATTGCGGTGACCCATGACCGGTATTTTTTAGATAATGTGGCTGGTTGGATTCTCGAGTTGGACCGTGGGCAAGGTATCCCGTTCCAGGGCAACTATTCTTCATGGTTAGAGCAGAAACAGGCTAGACTGGCCCAGGAAGAAAAGTCCGAGTCGAAACGACAAAAAACTCTGGAGCGGGAACTTGAATGGATTCGCATGTCTCCCAAGGGTCGTCAGGCTAAGGGGAAGGCCCGTGTGACGAAGTATGAACAATTGGTGAGTGAAGAGCAGAGCCAACAAACTGATGATTTGGAGATTTATATCCCTTCCGGCCCACGGCTTGGTGATGTTGTGGTGGAAGCCTCCAATCTCTCAAAGAGCTATGGGGATTGTCTGCTATTTGATGGGCTCTCATTTTCTTTGCCCAAAGGCGGTATCGTTGGTGTAATCGGGCCGAATGGGGCGGGAAAGTCCACCCTGTTTAAAATCATTGCCGGGATGGTTAAACCGGATACGGGCGATCTGATTTTGGGTGAAACGGTTACCCTGGGCTATGTCGATCAGAATCGCGAGATTGATGGCAATCTGAATGTCTGGGAATGTATTTCTGATGGAAAAGAAACCGTCGCATTAGGGAAAATGGAAGTGAATTCGCGTGGCTATGTGTCACGGTTTAATTTTTCCGGGTCTGATCAACAAAAAATGGTTAAGGATTTATCCGGTGGAGAACGCAACCGGGTTCATTTAGCCCGCACCCTGAAGGAGGGTGCGAACTTGTTATTACTGGATGAGCCGACGAACGATCTGGATGTCAATACCCTGCGGGCTTTAGAGGAGGGCTTGAATCATTTCGGGGGGTGTGCGGTGATCAGCAGTCATGACCGATGGTTTCTGGATCGTGTGGCCACCCATATTTTAGCCTTTGAAGGGAACAGCCAGGTGAGTTGGTATGAAGGCAATTACAGTGAATATGAGGCTAATCGCAAAAAGCGACTGGGGAAGGCTGCTGAACGTCCCCATCAAATCAGATACAGAAAACTGACCAAATCCTGA
- a CDS encoding methylated-DNA--[protein]-cysteine S-methyltransferase has protein sequence MTQKSSKELEVSYWISPSPVGRLLLVGSPYGLHALQFQDGAHPLDILPTWKKSREPFHAALEQLKEYFDGSRTQFQIALNLQGTSFQRHVWKALQGIPYGRTVSYGEIARQVGSPKASRAVGAANGQNPVSIIVPCHRVIGSSGKLVGYGGGLPIKTALLALEQLRH, from the coding sequence GTGACTCAAAAGTCATCCAAGGAATTAGAGGTATCCTACTGGATTAGTCCAAGTCCGGTTGGCCGGCTTCTATTGGTGGGAAGCCCATATGGGTTGCATGCTCTGCAGTTTCAAGATGGAGCCCACCCCCTCGACATCCTGCCGACCTGGAAAAAATCGCGTGAGCCATTTCATGCCGCACTGGAGCAACTGAAGGAATACTTTGACGGTTCCCGAACACAGTTTCAGATAGCATTGAACCTTCAAGGGACCTCCTTCCAACGACATGTGTGGAAAGCTCTCCAAGGCATTCCCTATGGTCGCACGGTGTCGTATGGTGAAATTGCCAGGCAGGTGGGCAGCCCGAAAGCTTCACGGGCCGTGGGGGCTGCTAATGGCCAAAACCCTGTCTCTATTATCGTGCCATGCCACCGGGTGATCGGATCTAGTGGCAAGCTGGTGGGCTACGGCGGCGGGTTACCCATAAAAACCGCACTTCTGGCATTAGAACAGTTGAGGCATTAA
- a CDS encoding NUDIX hydrolase, producing the protein MKYCAQCGSVVEEKIPSGETLLRAVCPSCHIIHYENPKIVAGSIPEWEDKILLCRRAIEPRLGLWTFPAGFMELGESTEEAAARETLEEAHAEIAIHSLLGIFSLPHVSQVYVVYRAHLQNLNFKPGPESLDVQLVPLADIPWEHLAFPVIHESLTRYVKDIQTATAQTHSAVVPTKKPPSFYSS; encoded by the coding sequence ATCAAATACTGTGCTCAATGCGGATCCGTCGTTGAAGAAAAAATTCCTTCAGGCGAAACCCTTCTCAGAGCCGTCTGTCCATCCTGCCATATCATCCACTATGAAAACCCCAAAATCGTGGCGGGCAGTATTCCTGAATGGGAAGATAAAATTCTTTTATGCCGGCGGGCCATTGAGCCACGATTAGGGCTCTGGACTTTTCCGGCTGGATTTATGGAATTAGGTGAGAGCACCGAAGAGGCGGCAGCCCGGGAAACCCTGGAGGAAGCGCATGCGGAAATCGCCATTCATAGCTTATTGGGTATTTTTAGCCTTCCACATGTTTCTCAGGTCTACGTGGTCTACCGGGCACATTTACAGAATCTGAACTTTAAACCCGGCCCGGAAAGCTTGGATGTCCAACTGGTCCCCTTGGCCGACATCCCCTGGGAGCATCTGGCCTTTCCTGTCATCCATGAATCGTTAACTCGATACGTAAAGGATATCCAAACAGCCACTGCGCAAACCCATTCCGCCGTCGTCCCCACCAAAAAGCCTCCGTCATTTTATTCGTCCTAA
- a CDS encoding TonB-dependent receptor, protein MPTPFLPFPGKILLVSLSVIRIWLPTPVQSGESSVPTLDTMIVTGSAQPTQSHQSTQSITTLNAEQIAPLQPNRVTTILQQVPGLHTDEMSGRSGISSVYLRGADPNFTLIMLDGVPMNDSTNQRGGSVDLSTIPIDRIERVEIVRGPLSAFYGSEAMAGAINFITKSASTTPSFRLLGEGGRYDYLKGLVQTGGSLGPLSANLTLSHTQNGEQIEKDSFLMDSAGWNFSIQTDPNFDIQLNGQYTDSTVRSFPEGSGGLEFALLRETERRKTQEFLTGLSASFHMPSGWQHQVFLSVTRRLQDVSNPGILATPATYALPPTDFETLYTRFQTRMTTTWTINPQWKFSLGEQLTHERGRRNGTQNLSSFGGPSDQPDDFAIRRTLGGTFAELTSVLWQKLTLNSGVRADISQGFQPKISPRIGAKYQLVDSIQIRGGYGRGFKLPSLSSLGDPLIGNPSLKPETSVGWDLGLDYHTVDESFTATIEYFHNRFRNLIDLDPDLLNQGIIRLANIDETETHGWNISLSLTPIPIITFQSSLTHLTTRVTETGDQLRNRPKWRGWLGVTMKLSSTLNVKSQVTWVSSSFDFQVPTQTTRVGGFAKADITVNYHPFTEWSCYAALENVTNASYEQFAGFPAQPFTFRLGLEYRPEFSVR, encoded by the coding sequence ATGCCGACCCCATTTCTGCCATTCCCAGGCAAAATTCTCTTGGTCAGTCTTTCAGTTATAAGGATATGGCTTCCCACGCCGGTACAGTCCGGGGAATCATCGGTTCCGACTCTTGATACGATGATTGTCACAGGTTCCGCCCAACCCACCCAATCTCACCAATCAACTCAAAGCATTACGACCCTCAATGCCGAACAGATTGCCCCCCTTCAGCCCAATCGGGTAACGACCATCCTCCAGCAAGTCCCAGGACTCCATACCGATGAGATGAGCGGGAGAAGTGGAATCAGCTCAGTGTATCTCCGAGGGGCCGATCCCAACTTCACCTTGATTATGCTGGATGGGGTCCCCATGAATGACTCAACCAACCAGCGAGGCGGTTCTGTTGATCTTTCCACTATTCCTATTGATCGGATCGAGCGAGTAGAAATTGTTCGGGGGCCTCTCTCGGCATTTTATGGTTCTGAAGCTATGGCGGGCGCAATCAATTTCATTACCAAATCTGCTTCCACGACTCCCTCCTTTCGCCTTTTGGGCGAAGGAGGTCGATACGATTATCTCAAAGGGCTTGTCCAAACCGGAGGATCACTTGGACCATTGTCCGCCAATCTGACGCTGTCCCATACCCAAAATGGAGAGCAAATCGAGAAAGATTCATTTTTGATGGACTCGGCTGGATGGAATTTTTCCATTCAGACAGATCCCAACTTTGACATTCAACTAAACGGGCAATATACAGATTCAACGGTACGGAGTTTTCCAGAAGGCAGCGGTGGTTTGGAATTCGCTTTGCTCCGGGAAACCGAACGTCGAAAGACCCAAGAATTTCTGACCGGTTTGTCAGCCTCATTTCACATGCCTTCGGGTTGGCAGCATCAGGTATTTCTGAGCGTCACTCGGAGACTTCAAGACGTCTCCAACCCCGGAATTCTTGCGACTCCCGCCACCTATGCCCTGCCTCCGACTGACTTTGAAACCCTCTACACCCGTTTTCAAACACGCATGACGACAACATGGACGATCAACCCACAATGGAAGTTTTCCCTTGGTGAACAGCTGACTCATGAACGCGGAAGACGGAACGGGACGCAAAACTTGAGTTCCTTCGGAGGCCCCTCCGACCAACCAGATGACTTTGCCATTCGGCGAACACTCGGTGGGACCTTTGCCGAACTCACATCGGTCTTGTGGCAAAAACTGACCCTGAATTCCGGTGTTCGAGCCGATATCTCACAAGGGTTCCAGCCGAAGATTAGTCCCAGGATTGGAGCGAAATATCAACTGGTAGACTCAATCCAGATTCGTGGTGGCTATGGAAGGGGGTTCAAATTGCCGAGCCTATCCAGCTTAGGAGATCCCTTAATTGGGAACCCGTCCTTAAAACCCGAAACCAGTGTCGGGTGGGATCTCGGCCTAGACTATCACACAGTCGATGAAAGCTTTACCGCAACAATAGAATACTTTCACAACCGGTTCAGGAACCTTATTGACCTCGATCCCGACCTCCTCAACCAAGGAATTATTCGCTTGGCCAATATTGATGAGACAGAAACTCATGGTTGGAATATTTCCCTGTCTCTTACGCCAATCCCTATTATTACTTTCCAGTCGAGTCTCACCCACCTCACCACTCGAGTGACGGAAACTGGAGATCAACTAAGGAACCGCCCAAAATGGCGCGGATGGCTTGGGGTTACGATGAAGCTATCTTCGACCCTCAATGTCAAAAGCCAAGTTACATGGGTCAGTTCCAGTTTTGATTTTCAAGTTCCTACCCAAACCACACGAGTAGGAGGATTTGCCAAGGCAGACATCACGGTTAATTACCATCCCTTTACCGAATGGAGTTGCTACGCAGCCCTCGAAAATGTCACCAACGCTTCCTATGAACAGTTTGCCGGCTTCCCGGCTCAACCATTCACCTTTCGTTTGGGATTGGAATATAGGCCAGAATTTTCAGTTCGGTAA
- a CDS encoding DUF1653 domain-containing protein: MDTSHSPQDQQLPTIQPGRYRHYKGKEYQVIGVAKHSETEEELVVYRALYGDCGLWVRPAKMFCEKIEMEGKLVCRFERIDDVKN, from the coding sequence ATGGACACATCACACTCGCCTCAAGACCAGCAACTCCCAACGATTCAACCCGGTAGATATCGTCACTATAAAGGGAAAGAATACCAGGTCATTGGCGTCGCCAAACATTCCGAAACAGAAGAAGAGCTCGTGGTCTACCGCGCACTCTATGGCGATTGCGGCCTTTGGGTCAGACCGGCCAAGATGTTCTGTGAGAAAATTGAAATGGAGGGAAAACTAGTCTGCAGATTTGAAAGGATCGACGATGTAAAAAACTAA
- the purE gene encoding 5-(carboxyamino)imidazole ribonucleotide mutase, with product MAESSFQVAIIMGSQSDWEIMQLASETLTKLHIIHESRVLSAHRAPDVLMEFISEAESCGVQVLIAGAGGAAQLAGVIAAKTQLPVLGVPMQSKSLQGLDSLLSIIQMPRGIPVGTLAIGSAGAVNAALLAAAILALADDSLSRRLQAYREEQTRSVLAEQL from the coding sequence ATGGCTGAGTCATCATTTCAGGTCGCGATTATCATGGGGAGTCAATCGGATTGGGAAATAATGCAGTTGGCCAGTGAGACGCTTACTAAGCTGCATATTATCCATGAGAGTCGGGTCCTTTCTGCGCATAGGGCTCCGGATGTTTTGATGGAGTTTATTAGTGAGGCGGAATCTTGTGGAGTGCAGGTGCTTATTGCCGGGGCTGGGGGGGCAGCCCAATTAGCCGGAGTGATTGCGGCGAAAACCCAATTGCCTGTGTTGGGTGTTCCCATGCAATCAAAGTCCTTGCAAGGCCTCGACTCCCTCTTGTCGATTATTCAAATGCCCAGAGGTATTCCTGTAGGAACCTTGGCGATAGGGAGCGCGGGTGCCGTGAATGCGGCGCTGTTGGCTGCTGCGATTTTAGCATTGGCAGATGATTCCCTCTCTAGACGGTTACAAGCGTATCGAGAAGAACAAACGCGTTCGGTATTAGCCGAACAGTTGTGA
- a CDS encoding HDOD domain-containing protein: protein MQLTLPLDPVQDEERSTIFERIKGCKSLPILSPLASTILKMCQNEKTDASELATIISQDPGMAAQILFMANSGYYGGSRHKVTSIGQAVTLLGFSTIANLALSFCFYRLIKDMKEVSTSGIDHVKFWRRSILASVAARAIGKHFSFPDVELMFLGALLQDIGLLALNEVASGEIASLQEHNQDNHATLHQYELEHLGVDHSQVGAWLAQHWQLPEEFQMAILYSHTPELFETPLDFQPLVDTVALSGIIADIWTNPDTNAAIASAQKNSQGRLTVQPEDWEPILGHIMAGIPQIASFFHSRIGNFEDMAHIHQLALQQLSSTDPQLFG, encoded by the coding sequence ATGCAACTCACACTTCCATTAGATCCCGTTCAAGACGAAGAGCGTTCCACGATTTTTGAGAGGATAAAAGGCTGTAAATCCTTGCCCATTTTGTCTCCCCTGGCCTCGACCATTCTCAAAATGTGCCAAAATGAAAAAACTGATGCCTCAGAATTGGCCACGATCATAAGCCAGGATCCAGGAATGGCCGCTCAAATTTTATTTATGGCGAATTCGGGGTATTACGGTGGATCTCGACACAAGGTGACCAGCATCGGACAGGCCGTGACTCTGCTTGGATTTTCAACGATCGCCAATCTGGCTTTGTCTTTTTGCTTTTATCGTTTAATCAAAGATATGAAAGAGGTCTCAACTTCCGGGATTGACCATGTAAAATTTTGGCGGCGATCCATTCTGGCCAGTGTGGCAGCTCGTGCCATTGGAAAACACTTTTCTTTTCCGGACGTAGAACTCATGTTTCTTGGTGCCCTGCTTCAGGATATCGGCCTCTTAGCATTAAACGAGGTGGCCTCGGGTGAAATTGCTTCCCTCCAGGAACACAATCAGGACAATCATGCCACATTACACCAGTATGAACTTGAACACTTGGGAGTCGATCATTCACAGGTGGGAGCCTGGCTGGCCCAGCATTGGCAACTTCCTGAGGAGTTTCAGATGGCCATTCTCTATAGCCATACACCTGAATTATTTGAGACTCCGTTGGACTTTCAGCCTCTAGTAGATACCGTTGCACTCTCCGGTATCATTGCGGACATCTGGACCAATCCCGATACCAACGCTGCCATTGCCTCAGCCCAGAAGAACAGTCAGGGGCGCTTAACCGTTCAACCGGAAGACTGGGAACCGATTCTGGGGCACATCATGGCGGGAATTCCACAAATTGCCAGTTTTTTCCACAGCCGGATTGGGAACTTTGAAGACATGGCCCACATCCATCAATTAGCCTTACAACAACTGAGCTCTACTGATCCTCAATTATTCGGCTAA